A portion of the Streptomyces sp. NBC_00376 genome contains these proteins:
- a CDS encoding glycoside hydrolase family 3 protein: MTTLISTTDTVTRDALAVLQPGFTGTTAPDWVLRRVDEGLASVALFGRNIRTPEQVTALTAQLRAVRDDLLVAIDEEGGDVTRLEVRTGSSFPGNLALGHVDDLALTRAVAQELGRRLAECGVNLNWAPSADVNSNPGNPIIGVRSFGADTGLVARHTAAYIEGLQAAGVAACTKHFPGHGDTAIDSHHAMPRIDVDLETLHARELVPFRAAIAAGTKCVMSAHILLPALDPDRPATVSPQILTGLLRQELGYDGLIVTDAVEMQAIAATYGIERGSVLAIAAGADALCVGGGLEDDGTVLRLRDALVRAVRSGELPEGRLADAAARVRALASWTQGAKGTGSGPGTATQEGTTPGTGIGSDIGLVAARRAVLVTGSAAPLTEPAYVAAFTSASNIAVGDETPWGVAAELGRLLPGTETDTYSSETEAPAAAVLRAAGERRIVVVVRDVHRHAWMGEALDALVAERPDTVVVEMGVPQAAPRGALHIATHGAARVCGLAAAEIVVRGADGRTA, encoded by the coding sequence ATGACCACCCTGATATCCACCACGGACACCGTCACCCGCGACGCGCTAGCCGTCCTGCAGCCCGGCTTCACCGGCACCACCGCCCCGGACTGGGTGCTGCGCAGGGTCGACGAAGGGCTCGCCTCCGTCGCCCTGTTCGGCCGCAACATCCGGACGCCCGAGCAGGTGACCGCGCTCACCGCCCAGCTCAGGGCCGTCCGCGACGACCTGCTCGTCGCCATCGACGAGGAGGGCGGTGACGTCACCCGCCTCGAAGTGCGCACCGGCTCCTCGTTCCCCGGCAACCTCGCCCTCGGCCACGTCGACGACCTCGCCCTGACCCGCGCGGTCGCCCAGGAGCTCGGCCGCCGGCTCGCCGAATGCGGCGTCAACCTCAACTGGGCGCCCTCCGCGGACGTCAACTCCAACCCGGGCAACCCGATCATCGGCGTACGTTCCTTCGGCGCCGACACCGGACTCGTGGCCCGGCACACCGCCGCGTACATCGAGGGCCTCCAGGCCGCCGGGGTCGCCGCCTGCACCAAGCACTTCCCGGGGCACGGCGACACCGCGATCGACTCGCACCACGCGATGCCGCGCATCGACGTGGACCTGGAGACCCTGCACGCCCGTGAGCTGGTGCCCTTCCGGGCCGCCATCGCGGCGGGCACCAAGTGCGTGATGAGCGCGCACATCCTGCTGCCGGCGCTCGACCCGGACCGCCCCGCCACGGTGAGCCCGCAGATCCTCACCGGCCTGCTGCGCCAGGAGCTGGGCTACGACGGCCTGATCGTCACCGACGCCGTGGAGATGCAGGCCATCGCCGCGACCTACGGCATCGAGCGGGGCTCCGTCCTGGCGATCGCCGCCGGGGCCGACGCGCTGTGCGTCGGCGGCGGCCTGGAGGACGACGGCACGGTGCTGAGACTGCGCGACGCGCTGGTCCGGGCGGTGCGCAGCGGCGAACTCCCCGAGGGGCGGCTCGCGGACGCGGCCGCACGGGTACGCGCCCTCGCGTCCTGGACGCAGGGGGCCAAGGGGACCGGTTCGGGGCCGGGCACGGCAACGCAGGAGGGGACCACGCCCGGCACCGGAATCGGCTCCGACATCGGCCTGGTCGCCGCCCGCCGGGCGGTGCTGGTGACCGGATCCGCCGCCCCGCTCACCGAGCCCGCGTACGTCGCCGCCTTCACCTCCGCCTCGAACATCGCCGTCGGCGACGAGACCCCGTGGGGCGTCGCCGCGGAGCTGGGCCGGCTGCTGCCGGGCACGGAGACCGACACGTACAGCAGCGAGACCGAGGCGCCGGCCGCCGCGGTGCTGCGGGCGGCGGGGGAGCGGCGCATCGTCGTGGTGGTCCGCGACGTCCACCGCCACGCCTGGATGGGCGAGGCGCTCGACGCCCTGGTGGCCGAGCGCCCCGACACGGTCGTCGTCGAGATGGGCGTACCGCAGGCGGCTCCCAGGGGCGCCCTGCACATCGCAACCCATGGCGCGGCCCGGGTCTGCGGCCTCGCGGCGGCGGAGATCGTCGTCAGGGGCGCGGACGGCCGGACGGCCTGA
- a CDS encoding carbohydrate ABC transporter permease yields the protein MKRSLFGRIWPNATAIILFAGLVFPVYWMFSTAFKPTGDIITETPVWFPTDVTFEHFKTAYHAPNFLTLVGNSLTVTLLAVVFSLIIALFASFALARMRFKGRKGMILVFMIAQMAPWEVMVIAIYMLVRDADMLNSLVPLTLFYMVMVLPFTILTLRGYVAAVPKELEESAMVDGCTRPQAFVKVILPLLAPGLMATSLFGFITAWNEFPLVLILNKDPEAKTLPLWLSQFQSQFGDDWGATMAAASIFAIPILILFVFLQRKAVSGLTDGAVKG from the coding sequence GTGAAGCGCTCACTGTTCGGCCGCATCTGGCCCAACGCGACGGCGATCATCCTCTTCGCCGGTCTGGTCTTCCCCGTCTACTGGATGTTCAGCACGGCGTTCAAGCCGACCGGCGACATCATCACCGAGACGCCCGTCTGGTTCCCGACCGACGTCACGTTCGAGCACTTCAAGACGGCGTACCACGCGCCGAACTTCCTGACCCTGGTCGGGAACTCGCTCACCGTCACCCTGCTCGCCGTGGTCTTCTCGCTGATCATCGCGCTCTTCGCGTCGTTCGCGCTGGCCCGGATGCGGTTCAAGGGCCGCAAGGGCATGATCCTGGTCTTCATGATCGCGCAGATGGCGCCGTGGGAAGTCATGGTCATCGCGATCTACATGCTGGTCCGCGACGCGGACATGCTCAACAGCCTGGTCCCGCTGACCCTCTTCTACATGGTGATGGTCCTCCCCTTCACGATCCTGACGCTGCGCGGTTACGTTGCCGCCGTGCCCAAGGAGCTGGAGGAGTCCGCCATGGTCGACGGCTGCACCCGCCCGCAGGCGTTCGTCAAGGTGATCCTGCCGCTGCTCGCCCCCGGCCTGATGGCCACCTCGCTCTTCGGCTTCATCACCGCGTGGAACGAATTCCCGCTGGTCCTCATCCTCAACAAGGACCCCGAGGCCAAGACGCTGCCGCTCTGGCTCTCCCAGTTCCAGAGCCAGTTCGGCGACGACTGGGGTGCCACCATGGCGGCGGCCTCGATCTTCGCCATCCCGATCCTCATCCTGTTCGTCTTCCTGCAGCGCAAGGCCGTCAGCGGCCTCACCGACGGTGCCGTGAAGGGATAA
- a CDS encoding carbohydrate ABC transporter permease has protein sequence MAVQTEPSDVARTAAVRGQDGEPPVGQHGGSKRKLGIGAAPYLLMIPALAVTAVFLGYPLVKNAMLSFQNLNMGQLIQHVTEWNGFKNYQEILTGEDFWKVTLRTIVFTGVNVVLIMVLGTLVGLLLARLGKKMRLTLMVGLVLAWAMPIVAASTVFQWLFASRFGVVNYVLDQLGWHSMADYNWTGSQFSTFFVVTLMIVWQSIPFVAINLYAATTTIAKELYEAASLDGAGVWKSFTSVTFPFLRPFLYATTFLEVIWVFKAFPQIFTISEGGPNRLTETLPIYAFVEGVGNQHYGMGAAISLLTILIMLGLTSYYLRIVLKQEEDEL, from the coding sequence ATGGCAGTGCAGACCGAACCCTCGGATGTGGCCAGGACGGCCGCAGTCCGCGGGCAGGACGGGGAACCACCCGTCGGGCAGCACGGGGGCAGCAAGCGGAAGCTGGGCATCGGCGCGGCGCCGTACCTGCTGATGATTCCCGCACTCGCGGTGACGGCGGTCTTCCTCGGGTACCCCCTGGTGAAGAACGCCATGCTGTCGTTCCAGAACCTCAATATGGGACAGCTGATCCAGCATGTCACCGAGTGGAACGGCTTCAAGAACTACCAGGAGATCCTCACCGGAGAGGACTTCTGGAAAGTCACGCTCCGCACGATCGTCTTCACCGGCGTCAACGTCGTCCTGATCATGGTCCTCGGCACCCTGGTCGGACTGCTGCTCGCCCGGCTCGGCAAGAAGATGCGGCTCACCCTGATGGTCGGCCTGGTGCTCGCCTGGGCGATGCCGATCGTGGCCGCGTCCACCGTGTTCCAGTGGCTGTTCGCCTCACGCTTCGGCGTGGTCAACTACGTGCTGGACCAGCTCGGCTGGCACTCGATGGCCGACTACAACTGGACCGGATCGCAGTTTTCCACCTTCTTCGTGGTCACCCTGATGATCGTCTGGCAGTCCATCCCGTTCGTGGCGATCAACCTGTACGCGGCGACCACGACCATCGCCAAGGAGCTCTACGAGGCCGCCTCGCTCGACGGCGCCGGCGTCTGGAAGAGCTTCACCTCGGTGACGTTCCCGTTCCTGCGGCCGTTCCTCTACGCCACGACCTTCCTCGAAGTCATCTGGGTCTTCAAGGCGTTCCCGCAGATCTTCACCATCAGCGAGGGCGGCCCCAACCGCCTCACCGAGACCCTGCCGATCTACGCCTTCGTCGAGGGCGTCGGCAACCAGCACTACGGCATGGGCGCGGCGATCTCGCTGCTGACCATCCTGATCATGCTGGGGCTGACCTCCTACTACCTCCGCATCGTTCTCAAGCAAGAGGAGGACGAGCTGTGA
- a CDS encoding extracellular solute-binding protein, with protein sequence MKRKLIAAIGVAGMMIGLAACGSDDGGDSGKKAGPDAYKGQTLTVWTMSGSNPDGWTKKVTEEFEKKTKAKLKIEVQDWNGIQQKVTTALSESNPPDVLEIGNTQTPAYAKTGGLAELGDLKKEIGSAWADGVNQPSVFDGKQYALPWYVGNRVVMYNKKVFKDAGIAETPKTRADLFKAFEAIEKKGDAEPIYLPGQNWYFFDGLLVGKDVSPVKKEGDKYVSNLADPKVAEAMDVYKQYQAFSKAPKDKDEATPQQAEVFAKGKTGAIIAMGYEAGTAIKANPKIKDDIGFFTIPGETADKPEGVFLGGSNLAVAAGSKNQDLAKEFLKIALSEQNDGELIKEAGWSPKNDAMQKYTVGQPAAEAAGPAAAKSGGTTPLIPEWAPVENPPNPIKTYMTLVLQGKSPAEAAKQVEGELNKRLSQQQ encoded by the coding sequence GTGAAGCGCAAGCTCATCGCGGCGATCGGCGTCGCGGGCATGATGATCGGCCTCGCGGCGTGCGGGTCCGACGACGGCGGCGACAGCGGCAAGAAGGCCGGTCCGGACGCGTACAAGGGCCAGACCCTGACGGTGTGGACGATGTCCGGCTCGAACCCGGACGGGTGGACCAAGAAGGTCACCGAGGAGTTCGAGAAGAAGACCAAGGCCAAACTGAAGATCGAGGTCCAGGACTGGAACGGAATCCAGCAGAAGGTCACCACCGCCCTCTCCGAGTCCAACCCGCCGGACGTCCTGGAGATCGGCAACACCCAGACCCCGGCGTACGCCAAGACCGGCGGCCTCGCCGAGCTCGGTGACCTGAAGAAGGAGATCGGCTCCGCCTGGGCCGACGGCGTCAACCAGCCCTCCGTCTTCGACGGCAAGCAGTACGCCCTGCCGTGGTACGTGGGCAACCGCGTCGTCATGTACAACAAGAAGGTCTTCAAGGACGCCGGCATCGCCGAGACGCCGAAGACCCGCGCCGACCTCTTCAAGGCCTTCGAGGCCATCGAGAAGAAGGGCGACGCCGAGCCGATCTACCTGCCCGGCCAGAACTGGTACTTCTTCGACGGCCTGCTCGTCGGCAAGGACGTCTCGCCGGTCAAGAAGGAAGGCGACAAGTACGTCTCCAACCTGGCCGACCCGAAGGTCGCCGAGGCCATGGACGTCTACAAGCAGTACCAGGCCTTCTCCAAGGCCCCCAAGGACAAGGACGAGGCCACCCCGCAGCAGGCCGAGGTCTTCGCCAAGGGCAAGACCGGCGCCATCATCGCGATGGGCTACGAGGCCGGCACCGCCATCAAGGCCAACCCGAAGATCAAGGACGACATCGGCTTCTTCACCATCCCCGGTGAGACGGCCGACAAGCCCGAGGGCGTCTTCCTCGGCGGCTCGAACCTTGCCGTGGCCGCGGGCAGCAAGAACCAGGACCTGGCCAAGGAGTTCCTGAAGATCGCGCTCTCCGAGCAGAACGACGGTGAGCTGATCAAGGAGGCCGGCTGGTCCCCGAAGAACGACGCCATGCAGAAGTACACCGTCGGCCAGCCCGCCGCCGAGGCCGCCGGTCCGGCCGCCGCCAAGTCCGGTGGCACCACGCCGCTGATCCCGGAGTGGGCGCCGGTCGAGAACCCGCCGAACCCGATCAAGACCTACATGACGCTGGTCCTGCAGGGCAAGTCGCCCGCCGAGGCCGCCAAGCAGGTCGAGGGCGAGCTCAACAAGCGCCTCAGCCAGCAGCAGTAG
- a CDS encoding GntR family transcriptional regulator — MGADGGSTENETGAATRTARVPKYYRLKRHLLDMTDTMPPGTPVPPERTLAAEFDTSRTTVRQALQELVVEGRLERIQGKGTFVAKPKVSQALQLTSYTEDMRAQGLEPTSQLLDIGYVTADDTLAGLLDISAGGRVLRIERLRLASGEPMAIETTHLSAKRFPALRRSLVKYTSLYTALAEVYDVRLAEAEETIETSLATPREAGLLGTDVGLPMLMLSRHSLDGQGEPVEWVRSVYRGDRYKFVARLKRPTD, encoded by the coding sequence ATGGGTGCCGACGGGGGCAGTACGGAGAACGAGACGGGCGCGGCCACACGGACGGCACGCGTCCCGAAGTACTACCGGCTGAAGCGACATCTGCTCGACATGACGGACACCATGCCGCCGGGCACCCCCGTGCCGCCGGAGCGGACCCTGGCCGCCGAGTTCGACACCTCGCGCACCACGGTGCGCCAGGCGCTCCAGGAACTGGTCGTCGAGGGCCGGCTGGAGCGCATCCAGGGCAAGGGCACCTTCGTGGCCAAGCCGAAGGTCTCGCAGGCCCTGCAACTCACCTCGTACACCGAGGACATGCGCGCCCAGGGCCTGGAGCCGACCTCCCAGCTGCTGGACATCGGCTACGTGACGGCCGACGACACCCTGGCGGGGCTGCTCGACATCAGCGCGGGCGGCCGGGTGCTGCGGATCGAGCGGCTGCGGCTCGCCAGCGGTGAGCCGATGGCGATCGAGACCACCCACCTTTCGGCCAAACGCTTCCCGGCGCTGCGCCGTTCGCTGGTGAAGTACACCTCCCTCTACACCGCGCTGGCAGAGGTGTACGACGTACGGCTGGCCGAGGCCGAGGAGACCATCGAGACCTCGCTGGCCACCCCGCGCGAGGCCGGGCTGCTCGGTACGGACGTGGGCCTGCCGATGCTGATGCTCTCCCGGCACTCGCTCGACGGACAGGGCGAACCGGTGGAGTGGGTGCGTTCGGTCTACCGCGGCGACCGGTACAAGTTCGTGGCGCGCCTGAAGCGGCCCACGGACTGA
- a CDS encoding DUF3311 domain-containing protein, whose amino-acid sequence MPAEPEGKPPTVTPVRVVIALCLVAPFVAMLWVSSYAKVDPTFIGIPFFYWYQMLWVLISTALTMIAYKLWQRDQRARKGGASA is encoded by the coding sequence ATGCCAGCAGAACCAGAAGGAAAACCACCCACCGTCACACCGGTACGGGTGGTCATCGCCCTCTGTCTCGTCGCGCCGTTCGTGGCGATGCTCTGGGTGAGTTCGTACGCGAAGGTGGACCCCACCTTCATCGGTATTCCGTTCTTCTACTGGTACCAGATGCTCTGGGTGCTGATCTCCACCGCGCTCACGATGATCGCGTACAAGCTGTGGCAGCGTGACCAGCGCGCCCGCAAGGGGGGTGCGTCGGCATGA
- the mctP gene encoding monocarboxylate uptake permease MctP, with the protein MKDGVNGVALGVFIFFFVAVTVMGFLAARWRKAENEASLDEWGLGGRSFGTWVTWFLLGGDLYTAYTFVAVPAAIYAAGAAGFFAVPYTILVYPLIFTFLPRLWSVSHKHGYVTTSDFVRGRFGSKGLSLAVAVTGILATMPYIALQLVGIQAVLDVMGVGGGENTHWFIKDLPLLIAFAVLAAYTYSSGLRAPALIAFVKDGLIYLVIAVAIIYIPIKLGGFDDIFAKAGEAFSQTNPATGKPRGALAPGEAGQWGYATLALGSALALFMYPHSITATLSSRSRNVIRRNTTILPLYSLMLGLLALLGFMAIAAGIKVDNGQLAIPQLFENMFPDWFAGVAFAAIGIGALVPAAIMSIAAANLFTRNIYKDFLKPDATPEQETKVSKLVSLLVKVGALAFVLTMDKTVAINFQLLGGIWILQTMPALVGGLFTRWFHRWALLAGWAVGMVYGTVAAYGVASPTQKHFGGSSKEIPGIGEIGYIGLTAFVLNVVVTVVLTFVLNAVKAPAGIDETSPADYTADAGDPGVEAELPPATAGAPGGH; encoded by the coding sequence ATGAAGGACGGCGTGAACGGCGTCGCGCTCGGCGTCTTCATCTTCTTCTTCGTGGCCGTCACGGTCATGGGCTTCCTGGCGGCACGGTGGCGCAAGGCCGAGAACGAGGCCAGCCTCGACGAATGGGGCCTGGGCGGGCGTTCCTTCGGCACCTGGGTCACCTGGTTCCTGCTCGGCGGCGACCTGTACACCGCGTACACCTTCGTCGCCGTACCCGCGGCGATCTACGCGGCGGGCGCGGCGGGCTTCTTCGCCGTGCCGTACACGATCCTCGTGTACCCGCTGATCTTCACCTTCCTGCCGCGGCTGTGGTCGGTATCGCACAAGCACGGGTACGTCACCACCTCGGACTTCGTCCGCGGGCGGTTCGGCTCGAAGGGCCTCTCGCTGGCGGTCGCCGTCACCGGCATCCTCGCCACGATGCCGTACATCGCGCTCCAACTGGTCGGCATCCAGGCGGTGCTGGACGTGATGGGCGTCGGCGGCGGCGAGAACACCCACTGGTTCATCAAGGACCTGCCGCTGCTGATCGCGTTCGCGGTGCTCGCCGCGTACACCTACTCGTCCGGGCTGCGGGCACCCGCGCTGATCGCCTTCGTCAAGGACGGGCTGATCTACCTGGTCATCGCGGTGGCGATCATCTACATCCCGATCAAGCTCGGCGGCTTCGACGACATCTTCGCCAAGGCGGGCGAGGCGTTCTCGCAGACCAACCCGGCCACCGGCAAACCGCGCGGCGCGCTCGCGCCGGGCGAGGCGGGCCAATGGGGTTACGCCACCCTGGCGCTGGGCTCGGCGCTGGCGCTGTTCATGTATCCGCACTCGATCACGGCGACGCTCTCCAGCCGCAGCCGCAACGTGATCCGGCGCAACACCACGATCCTGCCGCTGTACTCGCTGATGCTGGGCCTGCTGGCGCTGCTCGGCTTCATGGCCATCGCCGCCGGGATCAAGGTGGACAACGGGCAGTTGGCCATCCCGCAGCTGTTCGAGAACATGTTCCCGGACTGGTTCGCGGGCGTCGCGTTCGCCGCCATCGGCATCGGCGCGCTGGTGCCCGCCGCGATCATGTCGATCGCCGCGGCCAACCTGTTCACCCGCAACATCTACAAGGACTTCCTGAAGCCGGACGCGACCCCGGAGCAGGAGACCAAGGTCTCCAAGCTGGTGTCGCTGCTGGTCAAGGTCGGCGCACTCGCCTTCGTCCTCACCATGGACAAGACGGTCGCGATCAACTTCCAGCTGCTCGGCGGCATCTGGATCCTCCAGACGATGCCCGCCCTGGTCGGCGGCCTGTTCACCCGCTGGTTCCACCGCTGGGCGCTGCTCGCCGGCTGGGCGGTCGGCATGGTGTACGGGACGGTGGCCGCGTACGGGGTCGCCTCGCCGACGCAGAAGCACTTCGGCGGCTCGTCCAAGGAGATCCCCGGAATCGGCGAGATCGGCTACATCGGCCTCACCGCGTTCGTGCTGAACGTGGTGGTGACGGTGGTGCTCACCTTCGTCCTGAACGCCGTGAAGGCACCTGCCGGGATCGACGAGACCTCCCCGGCCGACTACACCGCCGACGCGGGCGACCCGGGCGTCGAGGCGGAACTCCCGCCAGCCACGGCGGGCGCTCCGGGCGGCCACTGA
- a CDS encoding ribonucleoside-diphosphate reductase subunit alpha, with product MTIAPADPAVAASAAAESEAAAQDGPGTALLRTLTELTADLPDTDPGRVAAAALRGRSARADEAELRSLATEAAAGLISEDPSYSRLAARLLTLAIADEAAGQGAVSFSASVAVGHREGLIADRTAEFVARHAAALDALVERSLADGADDRFGYFGLRTLHSRYLLRHPHTRQVVETPQHFMLRVAAGLAEDDSQRAVDEVAALYGLMSRLDYLPSSPTLFNSGTRHPQMSSCYLLDSPLDELDSIYDRYHQVARLSKHAGGIGLSYSRIRSRGSLIRGTNGHSNGIVPFLKTLDASVAAVNQGGRRKGAAAVYLETWHADIEEFLELRDNTGEDQRRTHNLNLAHWIPDEFMRRVDADGDWSLFSPADVPGLVDLWGDEFDAAYRAAEAQGLARRTIPARELYGRMMRTLAQTGQGWMTFKDASNRTANQTAEPGTVVHSSNLCTEILEVTDDGETAVCNLGSVNLGAFVADGGIDWERLDATVRTAVTFLDRVVDINFYPTEQAGRSNARWRPVGLGAMGLQDVFFKLRLPFDSPEARALSTKISERIMLAAYESSCELAERSGPLPAWSQTRAARGVLHPDHYDTELNWPERWEALRARVAKSGMRNSLLLAIAPTATIASIAGVYECIEPQVSNLFKRETLSGEFLQVNAYLVDELKKLGVWDARTREALREASGSVQGFAWIPEEVRALYRTAWEIPQRGLIDMAAARTPFLDQSQSLNLFLETPTIGKLSSMYAYAWKQGLKTTYYLRSRPATRIARAASGQAAAAAPIPVQQASAPDADAIACSLENPESCEACQ from the coding sequence GTGACCATCGCGCCAGCCGATCCGGCAGTCGCCGCGTCCGCAGCAGCCGAGTCCGAGGCCGCCGCACAGGACGGACCGGGAACCGCACTGCTGCGGACCCTGACCGAACTGACCGCCGATCTGCCCGACACCGACCCCGGCCGGGTCGCCGCCGCCGCGCTGCGCGGCCGCAGCGCCCGCGCCGACGAGGCCGAGCTGCGGTCGCTGGCCACCGAGGCCGCCGCGGGGCTGATCTCCGAGGACCCCTCCTACTCCCGGCTCGCCGCCCGGCTGCTGACCCTCGCCATCGCGGACGAGGCGGCCGGCCAGGGCGCGGTCTCCTTCTCCGCCTCGGTCGCCGTCGGCCACCGCGAGGGCCTGATCGCGGACCGGACCGCCGAGTTCGTCGCCCGTCACGCGGCCGCCCTCGACGCGCTGGTGGAGCGTTCGCTGGCCGACGGAGCGGACGACCGCTTCGGCTACTTCGGGCTGCGGACCCTGCACAGCCGCTATCTGCTGCGCCACCCGCACACCCGCCAGGTCGTCGAGACGCCCCAGCACTTCATGCTGCGGGTCGCGGCCGGGCTGGCCGAGGACGATTCGCAGCGCGCCGTGGACGAAGTGGCGGCGCTGTACGGGCTGATGAGCCGGCTCGACTACCTGCCCTCCTCCCCCACGCTCTTCAACTCCGGCACCCGGCACCCGCAGATGTCCTCCTGCTATCTGCTGGACTCCCCGCTGGACGAGCTCGACTCGATCTACGACCGCTACCACCAGGTGGCCCGGCTCTCGAAGCACGCGGGCGGCATCGGTCTGTCGTACTCCCGCATCCGCTCCCGCGGTTCGCTGATCCGGGGCACCAACGGGCACTCCAACGGCATCGTGCCGTTCCTGAAGACGCTCGACGCCTCCGTCGCCGCGGTCAACCAGGGGGGCCGCCGCAAGGGCGCCGCCGCCGTCTACCTGGAGACCTGGCACGCGGACATCGAGGAGTTCCTGGAGCTGCGCGACAACACCGGTGAGGACCAGCGGCGTACGCACAACCTCAACCTGGCGCACTGGATCCCGGACGAGTTCATGCGCCGGGTCGACGCGGACGGCGACTGGTCGCTGTTCTCGCCCGCCGACGTGCCCGGCCTGGTCGACCTGTGGGGCGACGAGTTCGACGCCGCGTACCGGGCCGCCGAGGCCCAGGGCCTGGCCCGCAGGACGATCCCGGCCCGTGAGCTGTACGGCCGGATGATGCGCACCCTCGCCCAGACCGGCCAGGGCTGGATGACGTTCAAGGACGCCTCCAACCGGACCGCGAACCAGACCGCCGAGCCGGGCACCGTCGTCCACTCGTCGAACCTGTGCACCGAGATCCTCGAAGTCACCGACGACGGCGAGACGGCGGTCTGCAACCTGGGCTCGGTCAACCTCGGCGCGTTCGTCGCCGACGGTGGCATCGACTGGGAGCGGCTGGACGCCACCGTCCGCACCGCCGTGACCTTCCTGGACCGGGTCGTCGACATCAACTTCTACCCGACCGAGCAGGCCGGCCGCTCCAACGCCAGGTGGCGCCCGGTGGGCCTGGGCGCCATGGGTCTCCAGGACGTCTTCTTCAAGCTGCGGCTGCCCTTCGACTCCCCCGAGGCCCGCGCGCTCTCCACGAAGATCTCCGAGCGGATCATGCTCGCCGCGTACGAGTCGTCCTGCGAGCTCGCCGAGCGCTCGGGCCCGCTTCCGGCCTGGTCGCAGACGCGTGCGGCGCGCGGTGTGCTGCACCCCGACCACTACGACACCGAGCTGAACTGGCCCGAGCGGTGGGAGGCGCTGCGCGCCCGGGTCGCGAAGAGCGGGATGCGCAACTCGCTGCTGCTCGCCATCGCGCCGACGGCGACGATCGCCTCGATCGCGGGCGTCTACGAGTGCATCGAGCCGCAGGTCTCCAACCTCTTCAAGCGCGAGACGCTCAGCGGTGAGTTCCTTCAGGTCAACGCGTACCTGGTGGACGAGCTGAAGAAGCTCGGGGTGTGGGACGCGCGCACCCGTGAGGCGCTGCGCGAGGCCAGTGGCTCGGTGCAGGGCTTCGCCTGGATCCCCGAGGAGGTGCGGGCGCTGTACCGCACCGCATGGGAGATCCCGCAGCGCGGCCTGATCGACATGGCGGCGGCCCGTACGCCGTTCCTGGACCAGAGCCAGTCGCTGAACCTGTTCCTGGAGACGCCGACGATCGGCAAGCTCTCCTCGATGTACGCGTACGCCTGGAAGCAGGGGCTGAAGACGACGTACTACCTGCGTTCGCGCCCGGCGACCCGGATCGCCCGTGCCGCCTCCGGCCAGGCGGCGGCCGCCGCCCCCATTCCCGTACAGCAGGCCTCGGCGCCCGACGCGGACGCGATCGCCTGCTCCCTCGAAAACCCCGAGTCCTGCGAGGCCTGCCAGTAA
- a CDS encoding ribonucleotide-diphosphate reductase subunit beta, whose amino-acid sequence MSSTNSEKNLLDPGFELTLRPMRYPDFYERYRDAIKNTWTVEEVDLHSDVADLAKLSPGEQHMIGRLVAFFATGDSIVSNNLVLTLYKHINSPEARLYLSRQLFEEAVHVQFYLTLLDTYLPDPDDRAAAFDAVEEIPSIREKAQFCFKWMDSVEKIERLETKADRRRFLLNLICFAACIEGLFFYGAFAYVYWFRSRGLLHGLATGTNWVFRDETMHMNFAFEVVDTVRKEEPDLFDDELQQQVTDMLKEAVAAELQFGRDLCGDGLPGMNTESMRQYLECVADQRLTRLGFPAVYGSENPFSFMELQGVQELTNFFERRPSAYQVAVEGSVAFDDDF is encoded by the coding sequence ATGAGCTCCACCAACTCCGAGAAGAACCTGCTGGACCCGGGCTTCGAGCTGACCCTGCGGCCGATGCGCTACCCGGACTTCTACGAGCGCTACCGGGACGCGATCAAGAACACCTGGACGGTGGAGGAGGTCGACCTGCACTCCGACGTCGCCGACCTCGCCAAGCTGTCCCCCGGCGAGCAGCACATGATCGGCCGGCTGGTCGCGTTCTTCGCGACGGGCGACTCGATCGTCTCCAACAACCTCGTGCTGACGCTGTACAAGCACATCAACTCCCCCGAGGCGCGGCTGTATCTGTCGCGGCAGCTCTTCGAGGAGGCCGTGCACGTCCAGTTCTATCTGACGCTGCTGGACACCTACCTGCCCGACCCGGACGACCGCGCGGCGGCGTTCGACGCGGTCGAGGAGATCCCGTCGATCCGCGAGAAGGCGCAGTTCTGCTTCAAGTGGATGGATTCGGTCGAGAAGATCGAGCGCCTGGAGACGAAGGCCGACCGCCGCCGTTTCCTGCTGAACCTGATCTGCTTCGCGGCGTGCATCGAGGGGCTGTTCTTCTACGGCGCGTTCGCGTACGTCTACTGGTTCCGCTCGCGGGGCCTGCTGCACGGTCTCGCCACGGGCACCAACTGGGTGTTCCGTGACGAGACGATGCACATGAACTTCGCGTTCGAGGTCGTGGACACCGTCCGCAAGGAGGAGCCCGACCTCTTCGACGACGAGCTCCAGCAGCAGGTCACCGACATGCTGAAGGAGGCCGTGGCCGCGGAGCTGCAGTTCGGCCGCGATCTGTGCGGTGACGGGCTGCCCGGCATGAACACCGAGTCGATGCGGCAGTACCTGGAGTGCGTCGCCGACCAGCGGCTCACCCGGCTGGGCTTCCCGGCGGTGTACGGCTCCGAGAACCCGTTCTCGTTCATGGAGCTCCAGGGCGTGCAGGAGCTGACGAACTTCTTCGAGCGCCGGCCGTCCGCGTATCAGGTGGCGGTGGAGGGCTCGGTCGCCTTCGACGACGACTTCTAG